In one window of Corallococcus macrosporus DNA:
- the rpmE gene encoding 50S ribosomal protein L31 — MKPELHPVYPPSRITCACGNVVETKSTRGSFSVEVCSNCHPFFTGKYKLLDTAGRIDRFKKKYANNAPAAKKGAKAAEPEKA; from the coding sequence ATGAAGCCCGAACTGCACCCGGTCTATCCGCCCTCCCGCATCACCTGCGCGTGCGGCAACGTCGTCGAGACCAAGTCCACCCGCGGCTCGTTCAGCGTGGAAGTCTGCTCGAACTGCCACCCGTTCTTCACCGGCAAGTACAAGCTGCTGGACACGGCCGGCCGCATCGACCGCTTCAAGAAGAAGTACGCGAACAACGCGCCGGCCGCCAAGAAGGGCGCGAAGGCCGCCGAGCCCGAGAAGGCGTAG
- a CDS encoding DNA-methyltransferase, whose amino-acid sequence MFAEAAAPALKIVRRSQNDSVFAKRGEAYTLLQGDSLELMAQLPEQSFDLIFADPPYFLSNGGTTCKNGKRVSVAKGQWDVSRGVEEDHAFTTKWLAACQRLLRPTGTLWVSGTQHVIFNAGFAMQKLGYKLLNTVTWYKPNASPNLACRYFTHSTELLIWASPSSGGKLKHVFNYQRMKAENGGKQMRDVWNLPRNGEEELTADGSGRMWTQTAPRGEEKAFGSHPTQKPVALLERILEASCPENSLILDPFNGSGTTGVAALKHGHRYVGIDMNPEYLTLSKKRLDAALK is encoded by the coding sequence ATGTTCGCGGAAGCTGCTGCCCCTGCCCTGAAGATTGTCCGACGCTCCCAGAACGACAGCGTCTTCGCGAAGCGCGGGGAGGCCTACACGCTGCTGCAGGGCGACAGCCTGGAGCTGATGGCCCAGCTGCCCGAGCAGTCCTTCGACCTCATCTTCGCGGACCCGCCGTACTTCCTCTCCAACGGCGGCACCACCTGCAAGAACGGCAAGCGCGTCTCCGTGGCCAAGGGCCAGTGGGACGTGTCCCGCGGGGTGGAGGAGGACCACGCCTTCACCACCAAGTGGCTCGCCGCCTGCCAGCGCCTGCTGCGCCCCACCGGCACGCTGTGGGTGAGCGGCACGCAGCACGTCATCTTCAACGCCGGCTTCGCGATGCAGAAGCTGGGCTACAAGCTGCTCAACACCGTCACCTGGTACAAGCCCAACGCGAGCCCCAACCTGGCGTGCCGCTACTTCACGCACTCCACGGAGCTGCTCATCTGGGCCTCGCCGTCGTCCGGCGGCAAGCTGAAGCACGTCTTCAACTACCAGCGCATGAAGGCGGAGAACGGCGGCAAGCAGATGCGCGACGTGTGGAACCTGCCGCGCAACGGTGAAGAGGAGCTCACCGCCGACGGCTCCGGCCGCATGTGGACGCAGACGGCTCCGCGCGGCGAGGAGAAGGCCTTCGGCAGCCACCCCACCCAGAAGCCGGTGGCCCTGCTGGAGCGCATCCTGGAGGCGAGCTGCCCGGAGAACTCGCTCATCCTGGACCCCTTCAACGGCAGCGGCACCACCGGCGTGGCCGCCCTGAAGCACGGCCACCGCTACGTGGGCATCGACATGAACCCGGAGTACCTGACCCTGTCCAAGAAGCGCCTGGACGCGGCCCTCAAGTAG